Below is a window of Malus domestica chromosome 13, GDT2T_hap1 DNA.
TCAATCATTTTAGTTTTGGAATAAATTATATCACTCCCTTAAATAAATTTCTTTGCTACCTGCCCCAAGTAATGTTTCATAACTAGAAGGAAATATGTTTTTGCTGAACCAATAGTTTCAATGCCTTGGATGAAAACAGATCACTTAAACCAACCTGCAGGTTTGGTGAAAACCCTAGTTGGTCATCTCTGCAAATAAATTAGTAATGCTTTAATATTCTTCTCTCTCCCAACTTCGATGGAATTGTATCCTGTTCCCTAGCTAgcttcttcaaacttgaaactcGTGTTAATCTGCTCTACAATTGGATCTTGCCAAACTATCGAAAGACACCGAGTATCGAAGAGCTCATTTGGTTAGCCTAATGGTAAGAGCGGGTAAGATGATgggtaaaaacaaaattaaaaatagacTGTGTTCACAATTCGAAACCCTCTAAtgttaaagaaaaaagaaaacatacTTCAGGCATAAGCCTTCTATTATAAAGTGCGTACTATATTCCTGCATATGAgattatattataattaaacTAATCCTTCAAATCACAAGTAATGATTAATAATATACGCCGAAATTGATGCATgtatttcaattttaaaaaacaaaaaaataagcaAAAATTTCAAAGTCTCTTTGGTTATGCGTATGTGTGTGACCATATATATGCATGTGGATATAGCAAATTATTGTCAACAGCCACTAATTTCTACACCTAACGGTGTTCTTTAACCAAGCATAATATTTGAGAATCAAATTAATCATGGAGAGAGACAGGTGTAGAAAGATGCAATCGAAAACGTATAATTTTTCTTTGCTGCGACGTACGCAAGGAGCAAACTTGAAGGCATATGCACATGCAACTGGGAGAAAAAAGCGGTCAGAAGTTGAGTAATTTTGACGAACAACACAACCCAACATATATAAACTCGACCGCGTACGATTTAACATGATGACTTCTTTGGTTTTGTAAAAGAATTCTAGGGTTTACCTTGTATTTCTTAACTTAAAAGAAGCAAACCCTTTTGTACATTGTAGTTATAGCTACCATTGATACTACGAAAGTAATACTAAATAGGACCATGGTGACCCATTCAACATTGCGCCTTCACTGCACTTGTTCCTTTCTAAGTTGCTCTCATATATGGTTATGAATTTAAGTTGAAGGGGACGTGTACACTATCTTAACTAATTAGGTTGATTCATGTCTGATCGCTTTTTTTTCCTACAATTATGAATTTCATAATGGAATTCTCTCTCCCTCGTTATCTATATAAAGTCATATGAGAAGACAAAAACGGTGAAACTTTGAATTTCCCCACAATgccctaaaaaaataaaacttatttttttcaaataaaaaaagaccATATTGTCACATAAGTACGCGTGTAGCAAGGTTAGCGTCTCATATCACAAAGTAAAAATTATAACTCAtcaagaaaaaaagagaaaacttTTTTATTAATCTGAAAAAATGAAAGGTATGTGCACGATTAATTGACTTATATCAAATTTGTGTTTTCAGCAAGTATGGTGAAATTGTTCTATCtttaagtttgaatttttgggattaGAAAGGACGATGCCTTGGTGTATCATCATCAATAGAAATAGGTGAGGTGTCATGTTAGAAAAGTCATTGGGAGAACATGTACAGGTAGAACCTTCCCTTAAAAGTAGCATATATCTTGTAACTTTTTTGAAACCTATAAATCCATTTTAAGGTAGCATTAGCATTTGCTTTTATCTTTGGTCCAACCACCAGTACACAGTACAGCCTGTGGTGCTCTATTATTGTCAGCCAAACACTCTGTATGCtcacaacctttcaaaaataccacttttttatgtttcattttcaatacagccaaagaaaaacagaaaaaacaaaTGAGGTTGACTCAGTTGGTAAGCCCCTACTTGTGTGTTACCTTACGAAGATTTGAGTCTTGCTGCCATCAGTCTTTATTGGTGTGCAATTTGTAAATTATTATGTAAATTCATATCGATGACAGTTATCAATTGAGTGTCACGCGTAAGTCCTTCAAGCTCAAGGTTACAAGTATGTACTAATGCTATTGTTGAGAGTGGACAatctctttttaaattttttccaaccaaaacaaaaataataataaaataaaaaataaaataagttgaTGTTAATTCCTTTTGGGGCcactaaaagaaaattaatcacCACTACAATTATAACTTTGAAATTGAAATCTAtaggagaatcatccatcacctTTTTATCTTAAATGTTTTCGTTTCATCTGGTCAACGTCAAAGATAGATATGCATACGCATATTAGGTCAGGTAGTTAAGATAATTGGCACTTCTCTTACAATCAAATCCGAGTAAATGTCTTATAAAAACGTCAGAGGTAGGCATCACCATGGCCCCAACTTACTACATGTGTAGCATTGCTGCTCGTTTCTTCTTTACTCCAAATCAAAAGGGGTTGCCCTTTCATTTCATGAATATTGATCTGATGATGTACCATCAGTCTGTTAGCTAGGTTTGGTTGCCTGGTTGATGACTTGGTGTAGCCTTATTCACTTAGAGCTAACCAACTTGGATGATTTCCTTGAGCCAATCCGAGACTTGCACGTGGCACATGTAATTAAGGAATTGCATTATTTACTAAATTAAGCACCGGCTTTTATCTCTTTTTTAGGCCGCAACTTATTTATGCAATTCTTAATGGTAACGCGTCATCCATGAATGGTAATTAGTAGATAATGACAACTAACTAAGTcttaattaaacttaattaccaAACCTGCCCTGCGAGCAAGGGACCCATAGTTTGGTGAAACCGAAGTTGATCTTTCTTTTACAAGCACAGAAGCACATGCACTTTTCTATATATTTGAAACGTTAACAGAATGGGAATGAAGTCTGACATCAAAGATCACATAGTTGGAAttttgtgcatgtgacagaccGACTGCCCCACGTAGTCAAACACGACAGTCCATGTGCACCTTCGTAGTTGGCTGTGATGTGAACGCATCGGAGTGTCAAGATGTTTACCCTTTTTGCTTAACAGTTAACCTCTAAATTTATATCGCCTCCTCGTGTATTTGAAATTGTATGACACTGAAAATAGATTAAAGTTAATACTAATTTAAAGTGCTGATTAATTGCATTCGAGTTTTTATGATGACATGGGTTTGATTCTCGTAAGAGATAGGTACTCATTCTCTGCCGGTTTCAAATAATGTTCAGTGATGGGGTTTGATTCTCGTAAGGGATAGGTACTCATTTTTTGCCAGTTTCAAATAATGTTCAGTGCTGAATAATCGCTAGCAATTTGACTAGAAAAATGGCCTAGTAGTTTTCTTAAAAGATTAGCAAAATAAATAACTCTTATTAGGTCTAGCACGGTGGTTTCTTCGTGGTCGTAACAACCACTTTAAGCAGTGGAAATAACAAAAGATTTGTTCCAAGTCCTCGGGGGGCGTTGAACATAATTCAACAACACTGGAATTGATGGTACAAAGTCCTCCAACTGTTCATACTTTTGGAGAACTTCCAGCTATCAATGAAACCATGAAGTAAAGAGCCCAGAATCCGATCGACAGCCGAATAGAAACTCGTACGTAAATATACACATTTTAATAGCTGCATAGAGTGCAATAGATTTCCCCGGTATGGTCATCCGGGAAGTCCCTTGGACATTAATTTCTGTTAGGGTTAATCATGTACAAGATCAATTTCATACTAAATTTCACATGGTGTACGCTGAAAACTTGatcaatttatatattttatttctgccATGAACTAATTAAGTTTGATAAAACGGCGATATCGGACTTGTTGAAATACTGTACGTCCACTTTTCTAAACCTTTACAGAAAGAGTTACTTGTGTATTTATCCAGCCATATCATACTATAATGGCACATTGTTCATTATACAAATTAAATTGTCAACGGCTCTGAGACAAACAGATAGAAAAAAACTCTGTATTTTGGTCTTGGAATGCATATTGTACTGTCTACTGTCCGCATGTGATGACCATTTTCTCCGATATGGGTATAGAACAAACGAGTACACCCAAACACCACTCATGTACATACAAATGCATTATTACATTAGTCTTTTTCTAGTTATTATCGTGTGATTTATCAGTGTTGGGAATAAAATTTAGTATGTGCATACAGTCATAGAATTCATCTCCAACAATTGGACTAATAAGTAGTTTTTTTAATATATCTCGTTCCGAGATATTCTACCCTGAATGAGACTATAAGAGGAAGTTTATTAACAGAAGCAACTCAAATAACTTTGGGGGACAAATGCATAAGTTCTACCTTGAATTATGTCCCAGAGCACATTCACAATTGAGTCCACAAAGAACATGCCGCGTGGACACATGGTTACCCCTTACCTAACCTACAAGCACATCACACATTATATAATTACAGCGTCCCGAAATAAAACGAAGTTTTTTAATTAAGACGTCGGTGGAAGTGCAAGCTGGTGGGTTGGGTTGGCAAATCCATACACACAATCTAGATACACAGGATCGATCGCATCGATTATGTGCGCAATGAAATATATTACTTTGCACTcaactttgaatattttttttctctcgtAATTTAGATGAACTTAATGTAATGTATTACTTgtatgaataaaaaaataaaaataatttgagaGCTAGACACCaaaattgaattgaatgaaagaaaaataaagaaatatgaaattgagaaaataaaagTGGTTACGAACGAACTCTAATGCTATtgataataaaattgaaattgaaagatTGTTAAGGAAGATTATTACACAATTGACTAGAGATGAGATTAGAGCAAGAATCAAACGAAAGTGTTGACCATCCCCTTTGTGCCCTTAATATTTCCCTGGATTACAAAAATGATAGTCCTGCTCTGAAACTCTTATCCTTAACTATAACATCcagaaattaaattttatatccCTTGTAATCATCTGAATTAATTTTGTAATGCGTACTTACCATATGAATTAACAAGTCATAATTGATCACCAAAAAGGCAGGAGAGCCAGCAGCCCAAGCAAAACCGGTAACGCGTTGACCGAACTCCGACTGGCACCGTTGAAATTCTGTTCGATAGGGTACAACTGTCCAGGCGGACCGGTGATGTATATCAGCGTTGACGGCGGTGGAGGCGCGTATTGACCGCATGAGCCGCACGGTGGCAGCTTGGGAGAAGGCGGGGGTGATAACGGTGGCGGAAGCGCTGGTGGAGGAGGACacggtgatggtggtggaggaggacacggtgatggtggtggtggggatgGAACCGGCGGTGGTGGGCTTGGAGTGCACGAGCCGCACTTTTCCTCGCCGGGAGCACCTGGGGTTTCATCGGCATGGACTGGGCCTAGTACGTAGGCAATCAAAAGGAGCATGATTATTAGAACCACGGGATGTTTCGAGCCATACTGCAGTTTGATCGCCATATTGCAGGCTCGTCTGTCTGAAATCTCGATCGATTCTACGTCTTACGTTGGTTGCAATGAATTTGAGGGAGAGGAAGGAGGGATGGTTTGTTACGTTATTAGGTGCATGggggttgaaacttgaaagaaaGTATACAGAGTAAAGAAAGTTTGCTTTGGACGTAGGCTTGTGGGGTTTGGTGGGTTAGGAAGAAAGAGGATTAATTAGATGGGCAAACTGGAGTGAGTGAGACGTATTCTTATGGGGCCTTTTTCTACTAGGTCATGGGTGGAAGGATGTTGCTTTTTTCCATAAGGGAATCGCACTGCATGTGTATGCTCCAAATTATTGGACCCCACCACCATCTACATTTCATATATATTAAGTGTATGGGCGCATATACAGGCaataattttttcaatgtaatatTATGCAGATTTTATTTTGAAAGTAGCAAAATCTTAGAAAAATCAGAGGGGGAACTGGGAAGAACTTGGAATTAATCGAGGAACAATCAAGAAAGCGGAAAAGGAGAAGAGCGGACTTAATTATCGCTGTATAATGGTGGAATTAAATTTAAAGATAACTGGTTTAATGTTAAAaactgtatttaaaaaaaattatgctcGTAGTGCAATTTTAAAAAGTATTGTGCACTTTAAATTTTATCATTTCCGATGTTGTTAACATTTTGCAAGTACTTTTTATGCTAGTAAGATACTTCTTATACTGAAGTGATTTTTCGGTGTGATCAGTATATGGAGTAGTACAttatatgtcattatacaaattgtgggatatgtgtgttaaaaagttaataacttaaaaaataaaatttctcactacTTCTATAAAAACACGTTGTGTACCACTCGTGTTCCGGTTACAATGGAAAATTTCTCCTCAATCTGCATCATTTGAGTTATCAAAAAGAAATTGCatcattaattaatttgaacatCCTTGTATGTTCAGAGGATGACTCATATTTTGTGGAAATTCTTCATGTTGCGTCACATGATTGGTGCATACTGCATATACGAAATTGATGGATTGCCTGCGTAATTGTTGTTCTGCTAAGTTTTGTGTCAGCTGAAACTTATATTATACTGACACATTAGCAAGGTCAAATACAAAAGTATGATGAGACTGATAAGGGTaaataaattaacaagaaaTAATCCtgaccaaaaaaattaaaaaaaaattaacaagaaataaTTAAGGAGGAGTACTAGCCATGCGGAAGACTTGCAAAGACTGGCTGCCGTGGCACTTGGGGCACATGTACGAGTTGATTAACCTATTGTCTGAGTGAAGACTTACAAAATTTTAGAGAGATTCCAAGTTCCGATGCCATATATTAGACACGTTTGATGACCTAGCTAGTTCCTAATCACCCCAGTTCCACCGCGAAGGGATCCGATCAAGATACAGATCCCTGTCTCTCTTGGTCTCCTGCAAACGTTTTCGTTCAATCATCACGAgttaaccaaaataaaaaaaaatgataatagtCATTGATATTAGTTGTACGTGTTAAATTTTCAAAGGAAATAAAACATCAAGTCGTAATGGGAGGAACTTAATCCTGAAGAAACTGAAGAGGGAAAAAGGAGAACAAAAAACTAGTAAAGGGGCACCGTCCCATTTTCTCTTAAAGCATCTTCGATTCCTCCCCATTTCTTGTTGGCTTTCATAAATCCAGATCAACCTCCTCAACATACAAGTTATAGCACAGATTAAAATTCAGCCCAACGATAGGATATGATCTCGGAACCTAATTACTACTTTCCATATAAACAAACTAATCACTAATTAATCCAATTTTAATTGTTAGTTCCAATGATGGAATAGTTCAGTTTTATGTATTATTTAATTGAAGAATCCGTAGGTATGTGGATTCCAAAAGTTCTACGTGCCACCTGCCGATGTCACttctgaaaatttgaaattttgtttaACTGGGTAAGGTTGTAGCCTTCCAAGGCCAAGTAGACAGCACACTTGTCCATGAACCTGCCGAGAAGAGTCGGATCAATCCGAGCGAAGTGCCGCGTCTTATGTAATGTCAACTTCAACAATTCAGAGTTTCAGACACCAAGGCGATAATTTTTCGAGCAATGGTTACGCTACAGTTATGAGCATAACATGACGGTAAAACAACAGCGGAAGCATGAAAAACAAGCACTTAACAAATAAACAGTCCTCTATAGGCCTAGTTTGGCAAACGAGTAGTATTTGCCATGTTCGTTTCCATGTTATACTAATTATCTTAACAGATCGTATGATGTTAAACTCGTAATCTTAgcgggttcttaacaggtaacCCAATAATCATCTGTCTCGTCGTATCATTTCATGGCGAGTTAACGTCATGTAAAAAATTACCCAAATACAACACAACCCATTCACAGATTGATccaaaacccgttattttctTGTCGTTTTATATCTGTTTAACGGATCGTGTAAATTGCCAGGCCTACATGGGCCAAATCTGTCATCTAATTTGACTGTTGTTATCCAAATTGTTGCGAAAAGCCCTGGGCTTTGACGGGTTTTGGTCGATTAAAGCCCCAAAATATCTTGCAAGCTTTCAGAAGATACAAGTCCAAGGAGAAAACGGAgagaaaaaaaacccaacaaaattgCCCAAATtacacaacaaagagaagaactGCAATCTTTCATCTACTTGCCTTTCTATATACATGTGGTCTCTAAAGAACAAGAGAAAGAGGACACACAATCCGCTGTCAAAACACTCGAAAGAATTCTTATCATCTTTGTCCTTGCCACTGAAATGAAAAGAATCCTTCTCCATACATCCCTAAGTTTGGTACATGGAGAGATGAGCCGGCACCTGAATCTCTGCCAATCCCGGAATTAGATTCGAGACGCGTTCTTTTCGAGCATCCAGATTGTTCGAAAGCCACCGGTTGTCCacagaagaaagaggaaggaggagactCGAATCCTTTGACCATCTCCATGAACATTGCTTGCAAGTCCTCCATGGTATAACTCTTTGCCTCTCTTCTGGATTCCGCCATCAGAGACACCATTTCTTGCACAAAATC
It encodes the following:
- the LOC103451584 gene encoding uncharacterized protein, which codes for MEGDRIQGSPSYYSVLGVGSDSSVEEIRRAYRKLAMKWHPDRWTRTPSLLGEAKRKFQQIQEAYSVLSDQRKRSMYDVGLYDPDDDEEDEGFCDFVQEMVSLMAESRREAKSYTMEDLQAMFMEMVKGFESPPSSFFCGQPVAFEQSGCSKRTRLESNSGIGRDSGAGSSLHVPNLGMYGEGFFSFQWQGQR